The Sphingomonas astaxanthinifaciens DSM 22298 genome has a segment encoding these proteins:
- a CDS encoding CaiB/BaiF CoA transferase family protein, whose protein sequence is MSSAGRGGPLAGIRVIEFAGLGPTPFAGMMLADYGAEVLRIERAGAPPYLGSAAVQYLNRSRASIVLDLKDADGHEFANRLLGSADVLLEGYRPGVMERLGLGPETVCAAHPRLVYARMSGWGQNGPLARAAGHDINYLALSGALHAMGPGDAPPVPPLNLVGDFGGGGMLVVGGILAALVERAGSGRGQLVDAAMLDGAALLFTQIAGWQAGGLWTERRGDNLLDGGAYFYRCYDTADGKFMAVGALEENFHDAFLAGLGFNPCDFPDRLDRRHWDARADRIAARFRARSRAEWTDHFDRLDACVSPVLTLAEAAAHPANVERKVFAGLEPEPAPRFSRTPARRGAAPAAAGSGGLEALRDWAGDDRYWQTLIARGILHAD, encoded by the coding sequence ATGAGCAGCGCCGGTCGCGGCGGGCCGCTCGCAGGCATAAGGGTGATCGAGTTCGCCGGACTTGGCCCCACCCCCTTTGCGGGCATGATGCTGGCCGATTACGGCGCGGAGGTGCTGCGGATCGAGCGGGCCGGCGCGCCCCCCTATCTCGGCAGCGCCGCGGTCCAGTATCTCAATCGCAGCCGCGCCTCGATCGTCCTCGACCTCAAGGACGCGGACGGCCACGAATTCGCCAACCGGCTGCTGGGGTCGGCCGACGTCCTTCTCGAAGGCTATCGCCCCGGCGTCATGGAGCGGCTCGGGCTCGGTCCCGAAACGGTCTGCGCGGCGCATCCGCGGCTGGTCTATGCCCGCATGTCGGGCTGGGGCCAGAACGGACCGCTGGCGCGCGCGGCCGGGCACGACATCAACTATCTCGCGCTCAGCGGCGCACTCCATGCCATGGGACCGGGCGACGCCCCGCCGGTCCCGCCGCTCAACCTGGTGGGAGACTTCGGCGGCGGCGGGATGCTGGTCGTCGGCGGGATCCTCGCTGCGCTGGTCGAGCGGGCCGGCAGCGGCCGCGGCCAGCTGGTCGACGCGGCGATGCTCGACGGCGCCGCCCTGCTCTTCACCCAGATCGCGGGCTGGCAGGCGGGGGGCTTGTGGACGGAGCGGCGCGGCGACAACCTGCTCGACGGCGGCGCCTATTTCTATCGCTGCTACGACACCGCCGACGGCAAGTTCATGGCGGTCGGCGCGCTTGAGGAAAATTTCCACGACGCCTTCCTCGCCGGCCTGGGTTTCAATCCTTGCGACTTTCCCGACCGCCTCGACCGGCGTCACTGGGACGCGCGGGCCGACCGGATCGCCGCCCGTTTCCGCGCGCGCAGCCGGGCGGAATGGACCGACCATTTCGACCGCCTCGACGCCTGCGTCTCGCCGGTGCTCACCCTCGCCGAAGCCGCCGCCCATCCCGCCAATGTCGAACGGAAGGTCTTCGCCGGGCTCGAGCCCGAGCCCGCGCCGCGCTTCTCGCGCACGCCCGCGCGGCGCGGCGCGGCACCCGCGGCAGCGGGGAGCGGCGGCCTCGAGGCCCTGCGCGACTGGGCCGGGGACGATCGCTACTGGCAGACACTGATTGCGCGTGGAATCCTCCACGCGGATTGA
- a CDS encoding TetR/AcrR family transcriptional regulator has product MVAASSLKAVPKHSGRRNIKPEVIAYKKARILEEASAIFFEKGYEAATLDMLADRLHVTKPFLYTYYKNKGEILAAVCAMGVTESLGALDQVADAPGTPVDRLRAALEQVARIIIERSDYIVVYQREMMNLERSDAQQIMRLRHEFDIRVARLVEECQSAGQVTLSDAATMSVWMGGLLSWIPNCYRAGSRRSPESIVQQAVQACLRLIGIN; this is encoded by the coding sequence ATGGTGGCAGCGAGCAGTCTCAAGGCGGTGCCCAAGCATAGCGGGCGTCGCAACATCAAGCCCGAGGTCATCGCCTACAAGAAGGCGCGAATCCTCGAGGAAGCGAGCGCGATCTTCTTCGAGAAGGGCTATGAGGCGGCGACCCTCGACATGCTCGCCGACCGCCTGCACGTCACCAAGCCGTTCCTCTACACCTACTACAAGAACAAGGGCGAGATCCTGGCGGCGGTCTGCGCCATGGGCGTGACCGAATCGCTCGGCGCACTCGACCAGGTCGCCGACGCCCCCGGGACCCCGGTCGACCGGCTTCGCGCCGCACTCGAGCAGGTCGCGAGGATCATCATCGAGCGCAGCGACTATATCGTCGTCTACCAGCGCGAGATGATGAACCTCGAGCGCTCGGACGCGCAGCAGATCATGCGCCTGCGGCACGAGTTCGACATTCGCGTCGCCCGGCTGGTCGAGGAATGCCAGAGCGCCGGCCAGGTCACCTTGTCCGACGCGGCCACCATGTCGGTCTGGATGGGCGGCCTCCTCAGCTGGATTCCCAATTGCTATCGCGCCGGCAGCCGCCGCAGCCCGGAATCGATCGTCCAGCAAGCGGTGCAGGCCTGCCTGCGCCTGATCGGGATCAACTGA
- a CDS encoding cytochrome P450: MATAAVPSFALDPSDCRLLAEPHPVFNHLREADPVHWSDHGYWVVSRYEDVRAVVMDRVNFGQGDFVRNIQLLYGPDFDVLSHSSYQWLSEVFVFQDPPRHTRLRGLVTQALTARRVQAMRPRIQEITDALIDRHLARGEMELIHDFAYRLPTLVMCDMLGISEEEADDALLAKLNQAIADSFLVLEMRALPPGELALANRQIDYLEEFFGGIFERRRRHPQDDLATALLHAREGGEGLSEREMTTVAIGLFGAGFETTAHMIGNGVLTLHRHPGEWQRLVADPGLAASATEEILRFESSLTATYRTAFNDVTIGGRTIKAGERVLALTAAANRDPGVYSNPDRFDIGRREAGQLSFGGGIHFCVGAQLARLEGEIALATLARRLPGMRVDTAAPAWRGLLFRGLERLPVRWPLPA; this comes from the coding sequence ATGGCGACCGCGGCCGTGCCGAGCTTCGCGCTCGATCCTTCCGACTGCAGACTGCTCGCCGAGCCGCACCCCGTCTTCAACCACCTGCGCGAAGCCGATCCCGTCCACTGGTCCGACCATGGCTATTGGGTGGTCAGCCGCTACGAGGACGTGCGCGCGGTGGTGATGGACCGCGTCAATTTCGGCCAGGGCGACTTCGTCCGCAACATCCAGCTCCTCTACGGGCCCGATTTCGACGTCCTCAGCCACTCCTCCTACCAGTGGCTGTCGGAGGTGTTCGTGTTCCAGGACCCGCCGCGGCACACCCGGCTGCGCGGCCTAGTCACCCAGGCGCTGACCGCCCGGCGCGTGCAGGCCATGCGCCCGCGTATCCAGGAGATCACCGACGCCCTCATCGATCGCCACCTGGCGCGGGGCGAGATGGAGCTGATTCACGACTTCGCTTACCGGCTCCCGACCCTCGTCATGTGCGACATGCTCGGGATCAGCGAAGAAGAAGCGGACGACGCCCTTCTCGCCAAGCTCAACCAGGCGATCGCCGACAGCTTCCTCGTCCTCGAGATGCGCGCGCTCCCGCCCGGGGAGCTGGCGCTCGCCAACCGCCAGATCGACTATCTCGAGGAGTTCTTCGGCGGCATCTTCGAGCGCCGCCGCCGCCACCCGCAGGACGATCTCGCGACCGCCCTGCTGCACGCCCGCGAAGGCGGCGAGGGTCTCAGCGAGCGCGAGATGACGACCGTCGCCATCGGCCTGTTCGGCGCCGGCTTCGAGACCACTGCGCACATGATCGGCAACGGCGTGCTGACGCTGCACCGCCATCCGGGCGAGTGGCAGCGGCTTGTCGCCGACCCCGGTCTCGCCGCCAGCGCGACCGAAGAGATTCTTCGCTTCGAAAGCTCGCTCACCGCCACCTATCGGACCGCCTTCAACGACGTGACCATCGGCGGCCGGACGATCAAGGCGGGCGAGCGCGTGCTTGCGCTGACCGCCGCGGCCAATCGAGACCCGGGCGTCTACAGCAACCCCGACCGCTTCGACATCGGCCGCCGCGAGGCCGGGCAACTGAGCTTCGGCGGCGGGATTCACTTCTGCGTGGGAGCCCAGCTGGCCCGGCTCGAGGGCGAGATCGCGCTGGCGACCCTCGCGCGGCGCCTTCCCGGGATGCGCGTCGACACCGCCGCCCCGGCGTGGCGCGGGCTTCTCTTCCGCGGCCTCGAGCGCCTGCCCGTCCGCTGGCCGCTCCCCGCATGA
- a CDS encoding iron-containing alcohol dehydrogenase, translating to MQAGTEMTFTATERVSIGRPAAEAIREQAERQDARRVFILAGSTLRHKTDEVAAIERALGDRHAATFDGIHPHAPRTDVLAAANAARAADADLVVTVGGGSVTDAGKIVTLLIKHGVEDIAAFEPLRVYVTPEGQVVNPVTVGPDIRVICIPTTLSGGEFNALSGSTDEETAHKQGYEHRLMAPVMVVLDPALSRHTPEWLWLSTGVRSVDHAVETLGSDKSNDFANGLADSALRLLAEGLPRVKADPNDLEGRLKCQIGAWQSMISIIGGVPMGPSHAIGHILGGTCDVPHGYCSCVMAPYVLAWNAEDDDSRQARISDCLGMPGMPASEALDRFIRSLGMPRTLSEVGVTEERFQQVAEYTLLDIWGRTGPRAVHSADDILQILRMAA from the coding sequence ATGCAGGCAGGTACCGAGATGACCTTCACCGCGACCGAGCGGGTCAGCATCGGCCGCCCGGCCGCCGAGGCGATCCGCGAGCAGGCCGAGCGGCAGGACGCCCGCCGGGTCTTCATCCTCGCCGGCTCGACCTTGCGCCACAAGACGGACGAGGTGGCCGCGATCGAGCGGGCCTTGGGCGATCGCCATGCCGCGACCTTCGACGGCATCCACCCGCACGCGCCCCGCACCGACGTGCTTGCCGCCGCCAATGCCGCGCGCGCCGCCGATGCCGACCTGGTGGTCACGGTCGGCGGCGGATCGGTCACCGACGCTGGCAAGATCGTCACCCTGCTGATCAAGCATGGCGTGGAGGACATTGCCGCGTTCGAGCCGCTGCGCGTCTACGTCACCCCCGAGGGACAGGTGGTCAATCCGGTGACCGTCGGCCCCGACATCCGCGTCATCTGCATCCCCACCACCCTGTCGGGCGGTGAGTTCAATGCCCTGTCCGGCTCGACCGACGAGGAGACCGCGCACAAGCAGGGCTACGAGCACCGGCTGATGGCACCGGTGATGGTCGTGCTCGATCCCGCGCTCAGCCGCCACACGCCCGAATGGCTGTGGCTTTCGACCGGGGTCCGCTCGGTCGACCATGCGGTCGAGACGCTGGGCTCGGACAAGTCGAATGACTTCGCCAATGGCCTTGCCGACAGCGCGCTGCGTTTGCTGGCCGAGGGACTGCCGCGGGTGAAGGCCGATCCCAACGATTTGGAAGGCCGGCTCAAGTGTCAGATCGGTGCCTGGCAATCGATGATCAGCATCATCGGCGGCGTGCCGATGGGACCGAGCCATGCGATCGGCCATATCCTCGGCGGCACCTGCGACGTGCCCCACGGCTATTGCTCCTGTGTCATGGCGCCCTACGTGCTGGCGTGGAATGCCGAGGACGACGACAGCCGCCAGGCACGGATCAGCGATTGCCTCGGAATGCCGGGCATGCCCGCGTCCGAAGCGCTCGACCGCTTCATCCGTTCGCTCGGCATGCCGCGGACGTTGTCGGAAGTCGGCGTGACGGAAGAGAGGTTCCAGCAGGTGGCCGAATATACGTTGCTCGACATCTGGGGTCGGACCGGTCCCCGCGCGGTGCACTCGGCCGACGACATCCTGCAGATCCTGCGCATGGCGGCCTGA
- a CDS encoding flavin-containing monooxygenase has translation MAIDRDRLANGIAQANIPSLLMVLVQLTGDSRWLADPYAPSRAGGLDDNDDGGLDPAIQQEIRAAARDAIFAWLDGAPVADPDPADTRLAAMLAVAMGEPVPPEYGEIIAFNLGLRRPDPALAPGRPLKAIIVGGGISGLCAAVNLTQAGVAWEIFEKNEDVGGTWFENRYPGCGVDTPNLTYTFSFAEWDWAHYFPLQSEIRRYLSAVADRFGVRDHVRFGTRVEEVRWIEEDRQWEVSAAKADGSRFVARADVVLSAVGVLNVPQKPAIPGIESFAGPVVHTAEWPEDLDVTGKKVAVVGNGASAMQLVPEIAPRVAELSIFARSKQWAAPFPQYRREIPADVRYLMQAVPLYRQWYEQRLTWTFNDRIHSSLFKDPSWPEPQRSLNAVNDGHRRFFTQYVVDQLGDRQDLLDKVLPDFPPFAKRMLLDNGWYRALRRDNVRLVADRLSRVEEGVLVAGNGERVEADVLVLATGFKAAEVLGSYDVVGRDGAVLREVWEIDNASAYLGTAVPGFPNFFILLGPNVGSGHGGSMIRSIENQMHYILEILKLLSGSRAETIEVRPEVYDAYRAKVDAAHEKMVWTHRGADNWYRNSRGRIVAITPWRNDDFWRMTRRADPDDYLLDRATAKGEPAAREASAG, from the coding sequence ATGGCCATTGATCGGGACCGGCTCGCGAATGGAATCGCGCAGGCCAACATCCCCTCGTTGCTGATGGTACTGGTCCAGCTGACCGGCGACTCGCGCTGGCTTGCCGATCCCTATGCGCCGAGTCGCGCCGGGGGCCTCGACGACAATGACGATGGCGGGCTCGACCCCGCCATCCAGCAGGAAATCCGCGCCGCCGCGCGCGACGCCATCTTCGCCTGGCTCGACGGCGCCCCCGTCGCCGATCCCGATCCGGCCGACACCCGCCTCGCGGCGATGCTGGCGGTCGCGATGGGCGAGCCGGTGCCGCCCGAATATGGCGAGATCATCGCCTTCAACCTCGGTCTTCGTCGCCCCGATCCGGCCCTGGCCCCGGGCCGCCCGCTGAAAGCGATCATCGTCGGGGGCGGGATCTCGGGCCTGTGCGCGGCGGTCAACCTGACGCAGGCGGGCGTCGCCTGGGAAATCTTCGAGAAGAACGAGGATGTCGGCGGCACGTGGTTCGAGAACCGCTATCCCGGCTGCGGCGTCGACACACCCAACCTCACCTACACCTTCTCCTTCGCCGAATGGGACTGGGCGCATTATTTCCCGCTCCAGAGCGAGATCCGCCGCTACCTGTCGGCGGTCGCCGATCGCTTCGGCGTGCGCGACCATGTCCGCTTCGGGACCCGGGTCGAGGAAGTCCGCTGGATCGAGGAAGATCGCCAGTGGGAGGTGAGCGCGGCCAAGGCCGACGGCAGCCGCTTCGTCGCCCGCGCCGACGTCGTGCTGAGCGCGGTCGGGGTGCTGAATGTCCCGCAGAAGCCCGCCATTCCGGGGATCGAAAGCTTCGCCGGGCCCGTCGTCCACACCGCCGAATGGCCCGAGGATCTGGACGTCACCGGCAAGAAGGTCGCGGTGGTCGGCAACGGCGCGTCGGCGATGCAGCTCGTTCCCGAGATCGCCCCGCGCGTCGCCGAGCTCAGCATCTTCGCCCGTTCGAAGCAGTGGGCCGCGCCTTTCCCGCAATATCGCCGCGAGATTCCGGCCGACGTGCGCTACCTCATGCAGGCGGTGCCGCTCTACCGCCAATGGTATGAGCAGCGCCTGACCTGGACCTTCAACGACCGGATCCATAGCTCGCTGTTCAAGGACCCGAGCTGGCCCGAGCCGCAGCGGTCGCTGAACGCCGTCAATGATGGGCACCGCCGCTTCTTCACGCAATATGTCGTCGACCAGCTGGGCGACCGGCAGGACCTGCTCGACAAGGTGCTCCCGGACTTCCCCCCGTTCGCCAAGCGCATGCTGCTCGACAACGGCTGGTACCGCGCGCTCCGCCGCGACAACGTCCGCTTGGTCGCGGACCGACTGAGCCGGGTCGAGGAAGGTGTCCTCGTCGCCGGCAATGGCGAGCGGGTCGAGGCCGACGTCTTGGTGCTCGCGACCGGCTTCAAGGCGGCCGAGGTGCTTGGATCCTACGATGTCGTCGGCCGCGATGGGGCGGTGCTGCGCGAGGTCTGGGAAATCGACAATGCGTCAGCCTATCTCGGCACCGCGGTGCCGGGCTTTCCCAATTTCTTCATCCTCCTCGGCCCCAATGTCGGTTCCGGTCACGGCGGCAGCATGATCCGCTCTATCGAGAACCAAATGCATTATATTCTGGAGATACTGAAGCTCCTTTCCGGTTCGCGCGCGGAGACGATCGAGGTTCGCCCGGAGGTCTATGATGCCTATCGTGCGAAGGTTGATGCCGCGCATGAGAAAATGGTCTGGACCCACCGCGGGGCCGACAATTGGTATCGCAATTCGCGCGGTCGGATCGTCGCCATCACCCCGTGGCGGAACGACGATTTCTGGCGCATGACCCGCAGGGCGGACCCGGACGACTACCTTCTCGACCGGGCGACCGCGAAAGGCGAGCCGGCGGCGCGGGAGGCGTCGGCGGGCTGA
- a CDS encoding MBL fold metallo-hydrolase, translated as MDQFRIGQITVSRVEEWSGGFSSADFLFAGYEEPVWRRREPEFVPDFYLPDEGKIFGVLQSWVIDTGAERILFDTGAGNDKERPGIPIFGNLQTDYLARLARAGYRPEDIDTVVCSHLHIDHVGWNTQLVDARWQPTFPNARYILPVADRDYWDPAGTGARPTEQGAFVNAGVFEDSVQPIIDAGRAIWAEDGHEVLPGMTLHARPGHTPGQMALALEDGGEKALFVGDILHHPMQVHRPDWNSRFCEDPEQAIASRRKTLEEVADSGALLVPAHFGGEHLVRVTREDGAFRPVYVKDLR; from the coding sequence ATGGACCAGTTTCGTATCGGCCAGATCACCGTTTCCCGGGTCGAAGAATGGAGCGGCGGCTTCAGCAGCGCCGACTTCCTGTTCGCCGGTTACGAAGAGCCCGTGTGGCGCCGGCGCGAGCCCGAGTTCGTCCCCGACTTCTACCTCCCCGACGAGGGCAAGATCTTCGGCGTCCTGCAAAGCTGGGTGATCGATACCGGCGCCGAGCGTATCCTGTTCGACACCGGCGCGGGCAATGACAAGGAGCGGCCCGGAATCCCGATTTTCGGCAATCTGCAGACCGACTACCTCGCCCGCCTCGCGCGCGCCGGCTACCGGCCCGAGGACATCGACACGGTCGTCTGCTCGCATCTGCACATCGACCATGTCGGCTGGAACACGCAGCTGGTCGACGCGCGCTGGCAGCCGACCTTCCCCAACGCCCGCTACATCCTGCCGGTCGCCGACCGCGACTATTGGGACCCGGCCGGGACTGGCGCGCGGCCGACCGAGCAGGGCGCGTTCGTCAATGCCGGCGTGTTCGAGGACAGCGTCCAGCCGATCATCGACGCCGGCCGCGCCATCTGGGCGGAGGACGGCCATGAGGTGTTGCCGGGAATGACGCTCCACGCCCGCCCCGGCCACACTCCCGGGCAGATGGCGCTCGCGCTCGAGGACGGCGGCGAGAAGGCCCTTTTCGTCGGCGACATCCTCCACCATCCGATGCAGGTCCACCGGCCCGACTGGAACAGCCGCTTCTGCGAAGATCCGGAACAGGCCATCGCCTCGCGCCGCAAGACGCTCGAAGAGGTCGCCGACAGCGGCGCCCTGCTCGTCCCCGCGCATTTCGGCGGTGAGCATCTGGTTCGTGTCACGCGCGAGGACGGCGCCTTCCGCCCGGTCTATGTGAAGGACCTGCGCTGA
- a CDS encoding TonB-dependent receptor: MKSHHLLHSAAWLAGLTLAFPAAAQAQAAADSTAAAEATAQPADPTPAPAPSDNAGDIVVTATKQSLSLAKTPAAISAIRSDEIMPGGIQNIGDLQTVVPNVSIGDQFGVNRTFVRGIGLTSIDLGADGAVAFLQDGAIISRPSAQLSGFYDLDQIEVLRGPQGTLYGRGATGGAINLVVKKPTTTPEGYARLTIGNYQSRVLEAAVGGPIADDKLMVRVAGKYEKRDGYGKNLFTGRDIDDRDAYAFRGVLVSRLTPDVKLTLIGDHSREKDANYAFHYFGPSIVPDAALPHKLIGGQSIIDYYAARGEKPNFRNIYSDEEPLNRRRGTGVTGILDFNLGDVAIKSTTAYRKFRRFNRDDLDVSDVWMYGRNDYTEDSKSFSQELTGNYSAGNVTLLGGLMYFREKLFGEVRVPTVNLGVLFGLPADIFDDGFYLQRGTVKTKAYGAFLQGSYQVTPELKITAGARYNYERRAGSGFFRFDAIGVNVPTDKKKGWSAITPKFLVEYEPDADTLLYGTITRGFKSGVINVGSANAVIDPEFVWNYEAGFKRKLFDRRVLLSGAVFYYDYKDLQVGFVNAQSIVETVNAASARNYGAELEVQGKVTDQLNLNAYGAYLNARFTDFCNGYYGAAVPRPGISYKACSSDPALADLSGKRLPNAPSFSFGGGFDYTVPLGRSKIVADADMSYQSKVYFTEFNNYDAEQKGYALFNAGLTYYTPGERFMVRGWVKNIGDKYVVANNIITAATFAYVRVGSLMPPRTYGLTLGTKF; this comes from the coding sequence ATGAAATCGCATCACCTGCTTCACTCGGCTGCCTGGCTGGCCGGTCTCACACTCGCTTTTCCCGCCGCCGCTCAGGCGCAAGCCGCCGCCGATTCGACCGCCGCTGCGGAGGCCACCGCGCAACCCGCCGATCCAACCCCCGCCCCTGCCCCCAGCGACAATGCCGGCGACATCGTCGTCACCGCGACCAAGCAGTCGCTCTCGCTTGCCAAGACCCCGGCGGCGATCAGCGCGATCCGCTCGGACGAGATCATGCCCGGCGGGATCCAGAATATTGGCGACCTCCAGACGGTCGTCCCCAATGTCTCGATCGGCGACCAGTTCGGCGTCAATCGCACCTTCGTGCGCGGCATCGGCCTCACCAGCATCGACCTCGGTGCCGATGGCGCGGTCGCCTTTCTCCAGGACGGCGCGATCATCTCGCGCCCCTCGGCCCAGCTCAGCGGCTTCTACGACCTCGACCAGATCGAGGTGCTGCGCGGGCCCCAGGGCACCCTCTACGGGCGCGGCGCGACCGGCGGCGCGATCAACCTCGTCGTCAAGAAGCCGACCACCACACCCGAGGGCTATGCCCGGCTGACCATCGGCAATTATCAGAGCCGCGTGCTCGAGGCCGCGGTCGGCGGGCCGATCGCCGACGACAAGCTCATGGTCCGGGTCGCGGGCAAATATGAGAAGCGCGACGGCTACGGGAAGAATCTCTTCACCGGGCGCGACATCGACGACCGCGACGCCTACGCCTTCCGCGGCGTCCTCGTCAGTCGCCTCACCCCCGACGTCAAGCTGACCCTCATCGGCGACCACAGCCGCGAAAAGGACGCCAATTACGCCTTCCACTATTTCGGGCCATCGATCGTCCCCGACGCGGCGCTTCCTCACAAGCTGATCGGCGGCCAGTCGATCATCGATTATTACGCCGCCCGCGGTGAGAAGCCCAATTTCCGCAACATCTATTCGGACGAGGAGCCGCTCAACCGCCGCAGGGGTACGGGCGTCACCGGGATCCTCGACTTCAACCTCGGCGACGTGGCGATCAAGTCGACTACCGCCTATCGCAAGTTCCGCCGCTTCAACCGCGACGACCTCGATGTCAGCGACGTGTGGATGTACGGCCGCAACGACTACACCGAGGACAGCAAGTCGTTCAGCCAGGAACTGACCGGCAATTACTCCGCCGGCAACGTCACACTGCTGGGCGGCCTCATGTATTTCCGCGAGAAGCTGTTCGGCGAGGTGCGGGTGCCGACCGTCAACCTTGGCGTCCTGTTCGGGCTTCCGGCCGACATCTTCGACGATGGATTCTACCTCCAGCGCGGCACGGTGAAGACCAAGGCCTATGGCGCCTTCCTGCAGGGCAGCTACCAGGTCACGCCCGAGCTCAAGATCACCGCCGGCGCGCGCTACAATTACGAGCGGCGCGCAGGCAGCGGCTTCTTCCGCTTCGATGCGATCGGTGTGAACGTGCCGACCGACAAGAAGAAGGGCTGGAGCGCGATCACGCCCAAGTTCCTGGTCGAATATGAGCCCGACGCCGACACCCTGCTCTACGGAACCATCACGCGCGGCTTCAAGTCGGGGGTCATCAACGTCGGCAGCGCCAATGCGGTCATCGATCCCGAATTCGTCTGGAATTACGAAGCGGGCTTCAAGCGCAAGCTGTTCGACCGCCGCGTGCTGCTAAGCGGCGCGGTCTTCTATTACGACTACAAGGATCTGCAGGTCGGCTTCGTCAACGCGCAGAGCATCGTCGAAACGGTCAACGCCGCCTCCGCCCGCAACTATGGCGCCGAGCTCGAGGTGCAGGGCAAGGTCACCGACCAGCTCAACCTCAACGCCTATGGCGCCTATCTCAACGCCCGCTTCACCGATTTCTGCAACGGCTATTACGGCGCCGCCGTGCCGCGGCCGGGGATCAGCTACAAAGCCTGTTCGAGCGATCCGGCGCTGGCGGACCTCAGCGGCAAGCGGCTGCCCAACGCGCCTTCCTTCAGCTTCGGCGGCGGGTTCGACTACACCGTGCCGCTCGGCCGTTCGAAGATCGTCGCCGACGCCGACATGTCCTACCAGAGCAAGGTCTATTTCACCGAGTTCAACAACTATGATGCCGAACAGAAGGGCTATGCGCTCTTCAATGCCGGGCTGACCTATTACACGCCCGGCGAGCGCTTCATGGTCCGCGGCTGGGTCAAGAACATCGGCGACAAATATGTGGTCGCCAACAACATCATCACCGCGGCGACCTTCGCCTACGTACGGGTCGGCTCGCTGATGCCGCCGCGGACCTACGGCCTGACGCTCGGAACCAAATTCTAG